The following is a genomic window from Synechococcus sp. JA-2-3B'a(2-13).
TTTACCGCCGGTAGCCGAGCCAAGCCTTCCCCTTTTGCCGGCTTTCCTTTGCCGTTGGGCAGGGTTTTGCCGAACGTTGCGATACCCTGAAGTCCTCTCTGGGAGAATTCATCAAGTTCCCATGTCAAGCGAAGTTTTGACCGTCACAGGCCGAGGGATCCCCCTGCTGGGCAACGACATCGACACCGATCGGATTATCCCGGCCCGCTTTTTGAAGTGCGTCACTTTTGACGGCTTGGGCCAGCACGTGTTTGCCGACGACCGCGCCCAGGATCCCGGCCAACACCCCTTCGATCAGCCTCAGTACCAGGGATCCCAGATCCTTGTGGTCAATGCCAATTTTGGCTGTGGCTCCAGCCGGGAGCATGCCCCCCAAGCGCTGGCCAAATGGGGGATCCGCGCCCTCATTGGCGAAAGCTTTGCCGAGATCTTCTTCGGCAACTGCTTGGCCCTAGGGATCCCTTGTGTTACGGCACCCCCGGCTGTGATTCAAGCCCTGCAGAAGGCGGTGGCGGAAAATCCCCAGCTCCAGTTGACACTGGATCTGCCCAGCAAACAGGTGTGCTGGGGGGAGAACGCCGCTGCTGTGGAGATCCCCCAGGGAGCCTGGCAAATGCTGGTGCAGGGCACCTGGGACGCCACAGGACAACTGCTGGCCGCCCAAGCCCAGATTCAGCAAGTAGCCGCTTCTTTACCCTACGTGCGTTGGCAGCGAGCCCGTTGAGCAATCCTCTCCCCCCTGATACCCATACATGGCTGGGCAGTGCCGACCCGGATTTTATGGATTTGGCGATCCGGGAGATAGAAGCTGCGGATCCAGAGGCTGCCGTGCAGCGGCTAAAGGAAGCACCTGGCTTGGTGTGGGTATGCAGCCAACGCTCATTTGCCGACCTGGCTGGGGCTTGGCAAGCTGACCCGCCCATTTTTTTGCGCCACATCTGCCCCATTCACCAAGAACGGCGGCTGGCCGAGGGATCCTTAGTTGAATTGCGCCTTGATGGGGAAATGTTGGCAGCCATTGACCCCGCCCTCAGCTTTTCGGTTCAGACGCGCCTGTTTGGAGAGCCGGCTCTCAAGCCCTTCCAGGTCAATGAAACCCTGGCCGAACAGGTGATGGCAGCGGTGGGATCCCCCCTGCAGGTCAAAGACCCCCAGCAGGTAATCTCGGTGGTGATCCTGGCTCAACCGATGGGCATTCGCGCTTGGCTGGGCCTATCCTTGGCTGCCCAGAACCTCTCCAACTGGGCCGGTGGGATCCATCGCTTTCGGCAGGATCCAGAGCAGATCAGCCGCTCCGAGTTTAAGCTGCTGGAGGCCATCCAGGTGTTTCAGATTCCCTTGGTGCCAGGGGGACAGGCTCTGGATCTGGGGGCAGCGCCGGGGGGATGGTCGCGCATTTTGCGTCTATATGGCCAGCAGGTCACGGCAGTGGATCCGGCGGACTTGGACGAGCGCCTCAGCCAAGATCCGGGGATCTGCCACCATCGCCTCAGCGCCCAAGCCTACTTGGCCCGTGGCCCAGGCCGGTTTCACCTGATCCTCAACGACATGCGGATGGATGGCCCGGCTTCTGCCCGCCTGATGGTGGCTTTTGCCCCCCATCTGCAGCCACAGGGGAGAGCTGTGATGACCCTGAAGTTACCTCGCCAACACCGCCTGCGGGTGCTGCGGCAAAGTTTGGAGATCTTGGGTAGTGCCTTCCCCTTGGTGAGGGCCCGCCACCTGTTTCACAACCGCAGCGAAGTCACCCTCTACTTGGGGATCCCTGCCCCTTAATCTGCCGTTTCCACCACCTGAATCTCCCGACGGAGCACCATTTCGCGAATGGACTCCAGCAAGCCTATCTCTTCGGGGGAGATTTTGCCGTCCGACCGGATGGCGTTGACGATTTGATCCACCTCTGTGCGGGTGAGCTTTTTGTCTTCCAGCGCTCGATCCACCAGCGCTTGCAATTGCGAAAACTCCATAAGGCTCCTCTTGCTTGAACAGGTCTTGTCGCCTCATCTCCTCATCCAAGCTACCCGCCCTGACCCAAATCTCCTGCAAGCGCAAGATTCTCTTCAGGTATCCTAAAGAAAACGTGAAACCCACCGAGAGGAAGACATCATGGCTGGCCCGGATCCCAGGAGCACTGCGCACGATTGCGCCACCCTCTGTCGAGATGGCTGTGTCTTGGGAGAGGACTGCCCCCACCGAGAGGCGGCTCGCCAAGCCGTGGCCTTTGTCATGAGCACCGACTGGGAGACCTTGATGCGGATCGCCGAATCCAAGAACCTACCCAAAAGCTCCCCTCAGGAAGAGATGGATCCCCTGCAGTTTTTGGAGAATTACCGCTTGGGCGGGTAAGCCCCAACCAGTCTCCCTAAGGACAAGGGATCCCTGCTGAGGATCCAGGGGTTTTGAGCCATACTGAGTTAGGTGGGATCCCTGGATTCTATGGTTTGGCCTTGGATCATCATCGGGTTAGTCCTCATTTCTGCCGAATTGTTTTTGCCAGAATTGGTTGCCAGCTCGGTGGGGCTGGCGGCGCTCTTGGCGGGGCTTTTGGCTTATTTGGGGCTGCCGATCTGGGTACAATTTGCCAGCTGGATTGGGGCATCGGTGGTGTTGATTATCCTCAGCCGCCGTCTGGTGCCCCATGGATCGGTTCAGGTAGAGGAATCTCGCGAGGCGCGGGCAATCACCCCCATTCCCCCAGGCGAACGGGGGCGGGTTTCTTATCTGGGTTCCACCTGGAACGCCAAGTGCAGCATTCCCAACCTAGAAATCCAAGCCGGACAGGAGCTCTACGTGGTGGAGCGACAGGGGAATACCCTCATTGTCATGCCGGCCAAGATGCTCAAGTCGTAAACTACCCGACCCTGACTGCTTCGCAGTACAGGGCGGGCTTTTGGTAGCCCTGCAGTTGGCAAGCCAACCACGAACCTCTAGGCTGGTTTACAGCAGCCCCCAAAAGCGCAATCACCTTCGCACCGTTAAAATCCGCATCCCCTTCCCAACCGCAGTGCCCGCATTTGAACTGCTTACCCTTGCGATAGGATTGAGCGGAGTCGGGATGAATATGCAGGCACTTGTGGCAGATCTGCGAGGTATAGGCCGCAGGGACAGCTACCACTTTGACACCCGCCCTCACAGCCTTGTATTCGATAAACCGCCGCAGCTGGTAGAACGCCCAGCTATTGCTACGCCGCCGCTCCTCACGACTGCGGGGGTGTTGATTGGTGCGTTCTCGAATGCCGCTTAAGTCCTCAATTGCAATGCAGGCAGAAAGAGATTTTGCTGTTTTAACGATGCTCTTAGCGATACTGTGGTTCACCCAAGCTTGAAAGCGCCTCTCCTTGCCAGACAGCCGTTGCAACAGTTCTCTGCATCTGCGCCGCGAACTGCGTGTGCCCTTACTGGCTTTGCGTTGGAGTGCCGCCCTCAGCTTGGAGTAGTGGTCTCGTACCTTGTTTAACTGCTGTCCATTCCAGTTCTTCCCCTCTGAGGTATGAGCGATATCTATCCTTCCCAAATCCACCCCGATCACCTTGTCGGTATCTTGTTGCTTGGGTGGTTTTTTCTCTACGCAAATCTGGATGTAGTAGGAGCCATCTTTGCGCTGGACTAGGGTGGCCGATTTGGGGTTAGAGCCAGCCAGCATTCCCCTCTGGTAGTTGCCAATGGCTAGCTCAAAGCGTTCTCTTCCATCAACCGTGGCAAGCGACACTGTCCAGTCTTTCTCGCGAAACGAGAAGATACGTGCATCGTAGGTAACGAACCTACGCTTGAACTCTTTAACTGGACGGTTGCGCTGTCTCGCCACTTTGCGAGCGCCTGCCACCCGTCTGCAGACCTGCTGGGCCAGATTACTGGACAAGCCAAACCGAGCGCGAATCTGGTAATAGCAAAGGGATTGGAGTTTGACTGCGTTGACTACTTTTTCTGGTGTGTTTTGGTTGACCCAGTTCAACGCCTGCACAAAGGCATCCATTGTCGCATCCAACTTTGCGGCCTGCGACTGGGACACCTTGAGCTTGCAAGCTACAGTCAGGGCTTGGGTCATGCGCCGATTGTACTTCATCAAGGAAGGCCGCATTCCTCTCGGCACTGACCCTGGATAGTGGTGAGTGGGTAGTGACTAGCCACTAGTCACTAGCCACTAATGTAGAGTGCGGGGCTCCTGCGGGCTCTAGCTGAAGCGGACAGATTCTTTTGTTCCCCTGTTGATCTGAGCGAGGGATCCCTGCTTAGGGGTGCATCGGAGGCGGGGATCTGGCATAATCACAAAAGTTAAGCCGGGATGTAGCGCAGCTTGGTAGCGCATCTGCTTTGGGAGCAGAGGGCCGCAGGTTCAAATCCTGTCATCCCGATCCTGA
Proteins encoded in this region:
- a CDS encoding NfeD family protein; its protein translation is MVWPWIIIGLVLISAELFLPELVASSVGLAALLAGLLAYLGLPIWVQFASWIGASVVLIILSRRLVPHGSVQVEESREARAITPIPPGERGRVSYLGSTWNAKCSIPNLEIQAGQELYVVERQGNTLIVMPAKMLKS
- the leuD gene encoding 3-isopropylmalate dehydratase small subunit, with amino-acid sequence MSSEVLTVTGRGIPLLGNDIDTDRIIPARFLKCVTFDGLGQHVFADDRAQDPGQHPFDQPQYQGSQILVVNANFGCGSSREHAPQALAKWGIRALIGESFAEIFFGNCLALGIPCVTAPPAVIQALQKAVAENPQLQLTLDLPSKQVCWGENAAAVEIPQGAWQMLVQGTWDATGQLLAAQAQIQQVAASLPYVRWQRAR
- a CDS encoding RNA-guided endonuclease InsQ/TnpB family protein; translated protein: MTQALTVACKLKVSQSQAAKLDATMDAFVQALNWVNQNTPEKVVNAVKLQSLCYYQIRARFGLSSNLAQQVCRRVAGARKVARQRNRPVKEFKRRFVTYDARIFSFREKDWTVSLATVDGRERFELAIGNYQRGMLAGSNPKSATLVQRKDGSYYIQICVEKKPPKQQDTDKVIGVDLGRIDIAHTSEGKNWNGQQLNKVRDHYSKLRAALQRKASKGTRSSRRRCRELLQRLSGKERRFQAWVNHSIAKSIVKTAKSLSACIAIEDLSGIRERTNQHPRSREERRRSNSWAFYQLRRFIEYKAVRAGVKVVAVPAAYTSQICHKCLHIHPDSAQSYRKGKQFKCGHCGWEGDADFNGAKVIALLGAAVNQPRGSWLACQLQGYQKPALYCEAVRVG
- a CDS encoding SAM-dependent methyltransferase; this translates as MSNPLPPDTHTWLGSADPDFMDLAIREIEAADPEAAVQRLKEAPGLVWVCSQRSFADLAGAWQADPPIFLRHICPIHQERRLAEGSLVELRLDGEMLAAIDPALSFSVQTRLFGEPALKPFQVNETLAEQVMAAVGSPLQVKDPQQVISVVILAQPMGIRAWLGLSLAAQNLSNWAGGIHRFRQDPEQISRSEFKLLEAIQVFQIPLVPGGQALDLGAAPGGWSRILRLYGQQVTAVDPADLDERLSQDPGICHHRLSAQAYLARGPGRFHLILNDMRMDGPASARLMVAFAPHLQPQGRAVMTLKLPRQHRLRVLRQSLEILGSAFPLVRARHLFHNRSEVTLYLGIPAP